In the Desulfitobacterium hafniense DCB-2 genome, GGACAAAGGCTTACGGCATCGGCGGAGGTAGCCTTCTACCGCATTATTCAGGAAGCGTTGACTAATGTAGCCAAATATGCTCAGGCGGATTCTGTTTCTGTAGTGTTGGATTGGCGGGAGCATTGGGTTACAGCCATCGTTGAGGATGACGGTGTAGGCTTCGACACTGAAAATGTCACAAACGAACCCAGTCATGGTTTAGGCCTTTTTGGGATGCGAGAGCGGGCTGCCTTACTCGGAGGCTCCGTAAACATTGAATCAAAACTCGGTACGGGCACAACGGTGTTTATTAAAATTCCTATTCAGGACGAATTTATGGAAAATGGGGAAAGGGGAGTAAACGGTGAACAAGAAGCTTAGGATTGTCTTAGCGGATGATCATGCGGTTCTTCGGGCGGGGCTTAAGGTTCTTCTTAATGCTGAGCCTGACCTGGAGGTCATTGGCGAGGCTTCTGACGGAGAGGAGGCGATTGATCGAGTGGATGACCTCCACCCGGATCTCGTACTCCTTGATCTAACCATGCCGAAACTAAACGGGGTGGATTGTATTGAAGAACTCCTAAAAAAACATGCGGATCTAAAAATATTAGTCCTTACCATGCACGATGATGAAGAATATCTTAAAGCGGTGTTACAGGTGGGTGCGAAAGGGTATGTGTTAAAAAAGGCCGCCGATGTGGAACTTTTATCCGCCATTCGCACCGTGGCTCGTGGGGAAATGTTTATCTACCCAACCATGGCTGCGGAGTTCGTGTATCGGCATTTGGTCAGCCCGAGGGAGCCTGAAAAGGAGAGCAAGAAGCTGAAGCAGCTCAGTGAGCGGGAGTTGGAAGTGCTGAGAAATCTTGCTTTAGGACACACCAACCAGGATATTGCCGATTTGCTTCATGTCAGTGTAAAGACGGTGGAAACCTATAAAGCACGGGTCATGGAAAAGCTAGAGATGCATAAACGTGCGGAGCTGGTACGTTATGCAATGGAGAATGGAATTATATAAAAATAATCGCTGTCGGGGAAATCCTGACAGCGATTATTTTTTGTCAGGATAAGATTAAC is a window encoding:
- a CDS encoding response regulator, with the translated sequence MNKKLRIVLADDHAVLRAGLKVLLNAEPDLEVIGEASDGEEAIDRVDDLHPDLVLLDLTMPKLNGVDCIEELLKKHADLKILVLTMHDDEEYLKAVLQVGAKGYVLKKAADVELLSAIRTVARGEMFIYPTMAAEFVYRHLVSPREPEKESKKLKQLSERELEVLRNLALGHTNQDIADLLHVSVKTVETYKARVMEKLEMHKRAELVRYAMENGII